Genomic segment of Panicum virgatum strain AP13 chromosome 9N, P.virgatum_v5, whole genome shotgun sequence:
CAAGGGATTGACCAGATCTTTGGATCTGGCCGttggagatcaattccaacaaAGCACAATCAAACGACGACGACTGCATGTCTTCATAGTGGTGGCTGCAGTGAACAGTTTGCAAGTGTTAGTGCGTGAGTTTATGTTTGCTGAAATAATGATCTTGGTCAGTTTGTGACCTCTGAACTGCTGCATGCGTTCTATTTATAGCTGGTGCTGGAACCTGTATTGAATTGAGTCATTATGTGATTCCAATAAACAAGAGAAGTTGTCGTGTGTCTATTCTAGTTTTCTCAAATATTGGGCATGCAATCCTGAGCCGTTTCCTACATGCTCATGGCTCGGTCACCGGTGCTCCGCGCCCAGCTCTCCGGCAGCATATGCCGGCGGCCGAGGAGAGCACGGAcgccggcagtggcggcggccctACCATCGCCGCCATACAGGTCGAGGTCGAGGACATGGAGGCGCAGGACTTCGAGGCTTTGCTCCGCTACATGTACACCGACTCGTTGCCGGAGATGGGCGAACAAGGGGAGGCCGCGGCGATGCTCCCGGACCTGGTGGCGGCAGCGAACAGGTACGGGATGGAGAAGCTGAGGCTGCTATGTGAAGACAGGCTGCGCGAGCTCATGGATGCGAGGACCGTGGCGGTGATCCTCGCCTTCGCCGGTGAGCACCATTGCCATGCGCTTATGGAGGCATGCTTGCGATTCCTCGGTGATCAGGAAAATCTAAGACAGGTCGTCAAGACCAACGGCCTCGAGCATCTGAGCAAGAGCTGCCCCTCTGTTCCGGTGGACCTGATCGCCAAGCTTGCTGCAGAGTAGCTAGCATGTCATTCTAATTCAGTCACTAGAACTAATATGATGCAAGtcggaatataagtgaattgcccatcTCTTTCCATCAGTTTAAGCATTTGGATTGAACTGGTCGGTGCATACGactcaatatggtatcaaaactagaggtctcgagttcgaatcctggttagcacaattaaataaaataattcttgctcgcTCCTATTCCACGTCTGAGGCCTAAGGGAGCCTCACGTCAGAGGAGTGTTGAAATATAAATGAATTGCCCACCTTTCCCCATCAGCGTAAGCATTTGGGGTAAGAGGGAGTAAGGgtaagggggagtgttggatCAGCTTAAGCATTTGGGGTAGTGttgaaatataaataaattgaCCCCCTCTCCCTATCAGTTTAAGCATTGGGGTAAGGGGGAGTGGGGTAAGAGGGAGTAAGGGTAAGGAGGAGTGTTGGAATATAAATaaattgcccacctcttccaTCAGCTTAAGCATTTGGCGTGGTAAGGGGAGTAAGGgtaagggggagtgttggaatataaATGAATTGCCCATCTCTCCCCTGTTGCGCATTTGGGgtaagggggagtgttggaatataaATGAATTGCCCATctctccccatcagcttaagtATTTGGGGGCCACCTCTCCCATACAATAGTCAGGAATTCTTGACGGTATCTAGCTGGAACAACCTGTTGGGTAAGAGGAGTAAGGGTgagtgtcacacccggttttaaagacaaaaccgaatgcatagctatatgtatgccaggatcaagtttcatacatatagagacatcataagtgaataatcagtacagtatcacgaaaaagagaactaaaacaaataaaagactatcagagtttacagcttatcctggaaacggagactccaaacttcacaggcaatcgactgggggttgtgTACGCCtggaactcagcaacatct
This window contains:
- the LOC120688792 gene encoding BTB/POZ and MATH domain-containing protein 1-like, coding for MPAAEESTDAGSGGGPTIAAIQVEVEDMEAQDFEALLRYMYTDSLPEMGEQGEAAAMLPDLVAAANRYGMEKLRLLCEDRLRELMDARTVAVILAFAGEHHCHALMEACLRFLGDQENLRQVVKTNGLEHLSKSCPSVPVDLIAKLAAE